From Myxocyprinus asiaticus isolate MX2 ecotype Aquarium Trade chromosome 49, UBuf_Myxa_2, whole genome shotgun sequence, a single genomic window includes:
- the LOC127438482 gene encoding elastase-1-like: MLRFLLLSVLAALALAEPRYLEDHAVERVVGGEVAKPNSWPWQISLQYLSGGSYYHTCGGTLIRKGWVMTAAHCVDTSRTWRVVLGDHDIYNHEGREQYMSVSQVYIHPNWNSNSVASGYDIALLRLSSDASLNSYVQLASLPPSGQVLPHNNPCYITGWGRTQTGGQLSAQLKQAYLPVVDYQTCSRGDWWGSTVKNTMVCAGGGSLSGCQGDSGGPLNCQVSGQYYVHGVTSFVSSLGCNTNQKPTVFTRVSAYISWINGITG, from the exons ATGCTGAGATTCTTGTTGTTGAGCGTGTTGGCCGCCCTGG CTTTGGCCGAGCCCAGATACCTGGAGGATCATGCCGTGGAGAGGGTTGTCGGTGGAGAGGTGGCAAAACCCAACTCCTGGCCCTGGCAG ATCTCTCTCCAGTACCTGTCCGGTGGCAGCTACTATCACACCTGTGGTGGAACTCTGATCAGGAAAGGATGGGTTATGACCGCCGCCCACTGCGTTGACAC CTCGAGAACTTGGCGCGTTGTCCTGGGCGACCACGACATCTACAACCACGAGGGTCGCGAGCAGTATATGAGTGTCAGCCAAGTCTACATTCATCCCAACTGGAACAGCAACAGTGTGGCCTCTGG CTATGACATCGCTCTCCTCCGTCTGTCCTCTGATGCTTCTCTGAACTCATACGTGCAGTTGGCTTCACTGCCCCCTTCTGGACAGGTTCTGCCCCACAACAACCCCTGTTACATCACCGGCTGGGGCCGCACACAGA CTGGTGGTCAACTCTCTGCCCAGCTGAAACAGGCGTATCTGCCCGTGGTGGACTATCAGACATGTTCTCGTGGTGATTGGTGGGGCAGCACTGTCAAGAACACCATGGTTTGTGCTGGTGGTGGCAGTCTGTCTGGATGCCAG GGCGACTCTGGCGGTCCTCTGAACTGTCAGGTCAGTGGTCAGTATTATGTTCATGGAGTGACCAGCTTTGTATCGTCTTTGGGTTGTAACACCAACCAGAAACCAACTGTCTTTACTCGTGTGTCTGCATACATCAGCTGGATTAACGGA ATCACTGGATAA